A part of Schistosoma mansoni strain Puerto Rico chromosome W, complete genome genomic DNA contains:
- a CDS encoding putative trna selenocysteine associated protein (secp43) yields the protein MQNFSHTIWMGDLEPYMDEMFIKRAFETSGENIVSVKVIRNKATGQTLGYGFIEFANSTSARDAMLKLNGKLIPGAPTRRFKLNHASYGKDSTSSNECSLFVGELTEDVDDLALFNAFKKYPTCRSAKVVMTNGKSRGYGFVRFLTESDMDKALIEMQNYCGLGYKPIRVSLAIPKRYNADGSLVVTTTASETSSVVPSGMPDPFTAAVAAAVTGNSAAQAEYYQAYQQYYQQYYASQYAAQFYSSESSTNGDSANSGITSIAGGGTLVGDATVQQHAFVDAAASHLYARALQQGTGSQEYAPEPHVLSSACDRPRHVDDLDEVFNFLESSRWHVTDPSLGLFIKIRP from the exons ATGCAGAATTTCTCTCATACAATATGGATGGGTGAC CTGGAACCTTACATGGATGAAATGTTTATCAAACGAGCCTTTGAGACATCAGGTGAAAATATAGTGAGTGTAAAAGTTATCCGAAACAAAGCGACTGGACAAACTCTTGGTTATGGTTTCATAGAGTTTGCTAACTCAACATCTGCGAGAGACGCAATGCTTAAGTTGAATGGCAAGCTCATTCCTGGAGCCCCG acGAGAAGATTTAAACTTAATCATGCTAGTTACGGGAAAGATAGCACCTCTAG TAATGAATGTTCGTTATTTGTTGGTGAACTAACAGAAGATGTTGATGATCTTGCGTTATTCAatgcttttaaaaaatatcCAACATGCCGTTCAGCTAAAG TTGTGATGACAAATGGCAAATCTCGTGGATACGGTTTTGTTCGTTTCCTCACTGAATCTGATATGGATAAAGCGTTGATTGAAATGCAGAATTATTGTGGTTTAGGCTATAAACCGATTCGAGTGAGTCTTGCTATTCCGAAGCGTTATAATGCAGATGGAAGTTTGGTTGTTACTACAACAGCATCTGAGACGAGTTCAGTGGTTCCAAGTG GTATGCCCGATCCATTCACTGCTGCAGTTGCGGCTGCTGTGACGGGGAATTCTGCAGCTCAAGCAGAATATTACCAAGCTTATCAACAATACTATCAACAGTACTATGCTTCTCAATATGCAGCTCAGTTTTATTCCAGTGAATCATCTACAAATGGCGACTCAGCTAATTCTGGGATAACATCGATTGCCGGTGGTGGTACGCTTGTAGGTGATGCTACAGTTCAACAGCATGCATTCGTCGATGCTGCTGCCTCACATTTATATGCTAGAGCACTTCAGCAAGGCACCGGTTCACAAGAATATGCCCCAG AACCACATGTATTATCATCAGCTTGTGATCGTCCACGACATGTAGATGATTTAGATGAAGTATTCAATTTTTTGGAATCATCACGATGGCATGTTACTGATCCATCATTaggattatttattaaaataagacCATAA